From a region of the Mycolicibacterium sp. MU0050 genome:
- a CDS encoding SDR family NAD(P)-dependent oxidoreductase, with protein MSRVAVVTGGGSGMGRSIALRLATDGHRVALLDIDGEAAAKVAAEAQAGGGQAIGVRLDVADEDAVAAAFERVRGDFGPVGILVTSAAISGFTRVDKITLAEWNRYLAVNLTGTFLCVRAALSDMVPAGWGRIVTISSAAGQRGAGRQAHYSATKGGVIAMTKSIAIDYAAKGITANTVPPFVIDTPMLRQQQEAGKLPPEEYLMQAIPAGRLGSGDDVAELCSYLCSEGAGYVTGQVIGVNGGAVL; from the coding sequence GTGAGTCGAGTAGCGGTAGTGACCGGCGGCGGGTCCGGCATGGGACGCTCCATCGCGCTGCGGCTCGCCACCGACGGACACCGGGTCGCGCTGCTCGACATCGACGGCGAGGCGGCCGCGAAGGTGGCGGCCGAGGCTCAGGCCGGCGGCGGGCAGGCCATCGGCGTCCGGCTGGACGTCGCCGACGAGGACGCGGTGGCCGCCGCCTTCGAGCGGGTGCGCGGGGATTTCGGCCCGGTGGGGATCCTGGTCACCAGCGCGGCGATCTCCGGGTTCACCCGGGTGGACAAGATCACCCTGGCCGAATGGAACCGCTATCTGGCGGTCAACCTCACCGGGACATTCCTGTGCGTGCGGGCCGCGCTGTCGGACATGGTGCCCGCTGGTTGGGGCCGCATCGTCACCATCTCGTCAGCGGCCGGCCAGCGGGGCGCCGGCCGACAGGCGCACTACAGCGCCACCAAAGGCGGCGTGATCGCGATGACGAAGTCGATCGCCATCGATTACGCGGCCAAGGGCATCACCGCAAACACGGTGCCGCCCTTCGTGATCGACACGCCCATGCTGCGCCAACAGCAGGAGGCCGGCAAGCTCCCGCCGGAGGAATACCTGATGCAAGCGATCCCCGCCGGCCGCCTGGGCTCCGGCGACGACGTCGCGGAGCTGTGTTCGTACCTCTGTTCCGAGGGCGCGGGCTACGTGACCGGCCAGGTGATCGGGGTCAACGGCGGCGCGGTGCTCTAG
- a CDS encoding TIGR03564 family F420-dependent LLM class oxidoreductase: MRIGLTGGGTSVDSMVRQAQQAEADGFASLWYASAVAGDPLVAMAFAGRSTTSIELGTAVLQTYPCHPLLQANRTVAAANAMGRPGLTLGLGPSHRPIVEDVLGLSYDRPARHTEEYVRIVTALLRDGNADFDGADWTTHSAGRMAAAEHAVPVLLAALSPRMLRVAGSHADGVILWLASAAALERSIMPVLSAAADAAGRPAPRVVAGLPVAVHNDRAEAEAAVAATATGYGAMPNFEQIVATGGGSSAADVAIIGDEASVQRQLERLITAGATDIWAQPVAVGADREQRRSSLRRTRALLSALARQPD; this comes from the coding sequence GTGCGCATCGGACTGACCGGCGGCGGGACCTCAGTGGATTCGATGGTGCGCCAGGCGCAGCAGGCCGAGGCCGACGGCTTCGCCTCGCTCTGGTACGCCAGCGCGGTCGCCGGGGACCCGTTGGTGGCCATGGCCTTTGCCGGCAGGTCCACCACCTCGATCGAGTTGGGCACCGCGGTCCTGCAGACCTATCCGTGTCACCCGCTGCTGCAGGCCAACCGCACCGTGGCCGCGGCCAACGCGATGGGGCGGCCCGGACTCACGTTGGGGCTGGGCCCGTCGCACCGGCCGATCGTCGAAGACGTCCTGGGCCTGTCCTACGACCGGCCGGCCCGCCACACCGAGGAGTACGTGCGCATCGTCACCGCACTCCTGCGAGACGGCAACGCCGACTTCGACGGGGCCGATTGGACCACCCACAGTGCCGGTCGAATGGCGGCCGCTGAGCACGCCGTTCCCGTTCTGCTGGCCGCGCTTTCGCCGCGGATGCTGCGCGTGGCGGGGAGTCACGCCGACGGCGTCATCCTGTGGCTGGCGTCGGCCGCGGCCCTCGAGCGGTCGATCATGCCGGTACTGAGCGCGGCCGCCGACGCCGCGGGCCGACCCGCGCCGCGGGTGGTGGCCGGTCTGCCGGTCGCGGTCCACAATGACCGGGCCGAGGCCGAGGCGGCGGTGGCGGCCACGGCCACCGGCTACGGCGCCATGCCGAACTTCGAACAGATCGTCGCCACGGGCGGCGGTTCGTCGGCGGCCGATGTCGCGATCATCGGCGACGAGGCATCGGTGCAGCGGCAGCTGGAGCGCCTGATAACCGCCGGAGCCACCGACATCTGGGCCCAGCCCGTCGCCGTCGGAGCCGATCGCGAGCAACGCCGGTCCTCGCTGCGGCGCACCCGCGCGCTGTTGAGTGCGCTGGCGCGGCAACCGGATTAG
- a CDS encoding cytochrome P450: MSAPDHPPHIAAAKHYHFDRHHPDYREKFLAITQEMHQQCPLAWTDTYDGHWVAAGGDEVFELARCPHVSNDHDVNNERRGYKGISIPTMMEAENFRGGMLEMDGPEHRYYRTALNPYLSPAAVKRWVPFIDEVVRASIDEHIETGRIDFVDDLANVVPAVLTLAMLGVPLKKWTLYNEPAHASVYTAPDSPDAPRVLELYLAMGMDLFANLVEIRDNPRPGIIDALAKLRIEGEAPPDIELIGMLNLLIGGGFDTTTALTAHALEWLSEHPDQRERLSRERDTLLNPATEEFLRYFTPAPGDARTISDDIEIAGTALKEGDRLWLSWAMANRDPALFTKPNEIDLERKGNRHFSFGLGVHRCIGSNVARTVFKSMLTAVLDRMPDYQCLAEGTVHYDSIGVIQGMRHLPASFTPGKRLGPGLEETLANLQRACDEHGLARPITEHRAAARLSG, encoded by the coding sequence GTGAGCGCGCCGGACCATCCCCCGCACATCGCGGCGGCCAAGCATTACCACTTCGACCGACATCATCCGGACTACCGCGAAAAGTTCCTCGCCATCACCCAGGAGATGCACCAGCAGTGCCCGTTGGCATGGACCGACACCTACGACGGGCACTGGGTGGCCGCCGGCGGCGACGAGGTCTTCGAGCTCGCCCGCTGCCCACACGTCTCCAACGACCACGACGTCAACAACGAGCGACGCGGCTACAAGGGCATCTCCATCCCGACGATGATGGAGGCGGAGAACTTCCGCGGCGGCATGCTGGAGATGGACGGCCCCGAGCATCGCTACTACCGCACCGCGCTGAACCCGTACCTGTCACCGGCTGCGGTCAAGCGCTGGGTGCCCTTCATCGACGAGGTGGTCCGCGCCAGCATCGACGAGCACATCGAAACCGGCCGAATCGATTTCGTCGACGACCTCGCCAACGTGGTGCCGGCCGTGCTCACCCTGGCCATGCTCGGCGTCCCCCTCAAGAAGTGGACGTTGTACAACGAGCCCGCGCATGCGTCGGTCTACACCGCCCCGGATTCGCCCGACGCGCCCCGCGTGCTGGAGCTCTACCTGGCGATGGGCATGGACCTGTTCGCCAATCTCGTTGAGATCCGCGACAATCCGCGACCGGGAATCATCGACGCGCTGGCCAAATTGCGCATCGAGGGCGAGGCCCCGCCGGACATCGAACTGATCGGCATGCTCAACCTGCTCATCGGCGGCGGATTCGACACCACCACGGCGCTGACCGCACACGCCCTGGAGTGGCTGTCGGAACACCCCGACCAGCGCGAACGGCTCAGCCGGGAGCGCGACACCCTGCTCAACCCCGCCACCGAGGAGTTCCTGCGGTACTTCACCCCCGCCCCGGGGGATGCCCGGACCATCTCCGACGACATCGAGATCGCCGGGACGGCCCTCAAGGAGGGCGACCGCCTGTGGTTGTCCTGGGCGATGGCCAACCGCGACCCCGCGCTGTTCACCAAACCCAATGAGATCGATCTGGAACGCAAAGGCAACCGGCACTTCAGCTTCGGTCTCGGTGTGCACCGCTGCATCGGTTCCAATGTGGCGCGCACGGTGTTCAAATCCATGCTGACGGCCGTGCTCGACCGGATGCCGGACTACCAGTGCCTGGCCGAGGGGACCGTGCACTACGACAGCATCGGCGTGATCCAGGGCATGCGTCATCTCCCGGCGTCGTTCACCCCGGGGAAACGCCTGGGGCCCGGTCTCGAGGAGACGCTGGCCAATCTGCAACGAGCGTGCGACGAGCACGGTTTGGCTCGACCCATCACCGAACACCGTGCGGCCGCTCGCCTCTCGGGCTGA
- a CDS encoding SDR family oxidoreductase, which translates to MNDKFAMDGRVAVITGGGTGIGRASALVLAERGADIVLAGRREEPLKATAHEIEALGRRALTVPTDVTSAEECQALVDATVSEFGRIDVLLNNAGGGETKSLMKWTDEEWHQVLDLNLSSAWYLSRAAAKPMIAQGRGSIVNISSGASLLAMPQAAIYGAAKAGLNNLTGSMAAAWTRKGVRVNCIACGAVRTPGLEADAARQGFDIDMIGQTNGSGRIADPEEIGYGVLFFASDASSYCSGQTLYIHGGPGPAGV; encoded by the coding sequence GTGAACGACAAGTTCGCAATGGACGGCCGAGTCGCCGTGATCACCGGCGGGGGAACAGGTATCGGCCGGGCCTCGGCGCTGGTGTTGGCCGAGCGTGGTGCCGACATCGTGCTCGCTGGCCGCCGCGAGGAACCGTTGAAGGCCACTGCGCACGAGATCGAGGCCCTCGGCCGGCGGGCGCTGACCGTCCCCACCGACGTCACCTCAGCCGAGGAGTGCCAGGCGCTGGTGGACGCCACGGTCTCCGAATTCGGCCGGATCGACGTGCTGCTGAACAACGCGGGCGGCGGCGAGACCAAGTCGCTGATGAAGTGGACCGACGAGGAGTGGCATCAGGTCCTGGACCTGAACCTCTCCAGCGCCTGGTACCTGTCGCGTGCCGCGGCGAAGCCGATGATCGCGCAGGGGCGCGGCTCGATCGTCAACATCTCTTCGGGGGCCAGCCTGCTCGCCATGCCGCAGGCCGCGATCTACGGGGCGGCCAAGGCCGGTCTGAACAACCTGACCGGCTCGATGGCCGCAGCGTGGACCCGGAAGGGTGTGCGGGTCAACTGCATCGCGTGCGGCGCGGTGCGCACCCCCGGGCTGGAGGCCGACGCGGCCCGGCAGGGGTTCGACATCGACATGATCGGACAGACCAACGGATCCGGCCGCATCGCCGACCCGGAGGAGATCGGCTACGGCGTGCTGTTC
- a CDS encoding SDR family NAD(P)-dependent oxidoreductase — MSTTPLVAVVTGASRGAGAGIAHALGSHGATVYVTGRSQSSSDAPVPGTIEHTAAKVTAAGGRGIAVRVDHGDDDQVRALFAQIEREEGRVDILVNNAAVIRDEMMGRTKFWQEPLNVVDTLDVGVRSSYVATVLAAPLMLPQQRGLVVFTSSSGAVHYAFGPAYGVPKAAVDKMAADMAFDFKEFGIAAVSIWMGSLLTDRVRKIVAGNPDKLGYILDTAETPELTGHVIAALYNDPDVMAVSGQTLIGAELAVEYGIKEEGDRQPPSYRELFGVHPQQQQSHVIG, encoded by the coding sequence ATGTCGACAACGCCGCTCGTCGCCGTCGTCACCGGGGCCAGCCGGGGGGCCGGGGCCGGCATCGCCCACGCGCTGGGCAGCCACGGCGCGACGGTCTATGTCACCGGCCGCAGCCAATCATCGTCCGACGCACCGGTTCCCGGCACCATCGAGCACACGGCCGCGAAGGTCACCGCCGCCGGCGGGCGGGGGATCGCGGTCCGGGTCGATCACGGCGACGACGATCAGGTGCGCGCGCTGTTCGCGCAGATCGAACGTGAGGAGGGCCGCGTCGACATCCTGGTCAACAACGCCGCGGTCATCCGCGACGAGATGATGGGCCGGACCAAGTTCTGGCAGGAACCGCTCAATGTCGTCGACACGCTCGACGTCGGGGTCCGCAGCAGCTATGTCGCCACGGTGCTCGCCGCCCCGCTGATGCTGCCGCAGCAGCGTGGGCTGGTGGTGTTCACGTCGTCCTCGGGTGCGGTGCACTATGCGTTCGGTCCGGCCTACGGGGTGCCCAAGGCCGCCGTCGACAAGATGGCCGCCGACATGGCCTTCGACTTCAAGGAGTTCGGCATCGCCGCCGTATCGATCTGGATGGGGTCGCTGCTCACCGACCGGGTCCGCAAGATCGTCGCGGGTAACCCCGACAAGCTGGGCTACATCCTGGACACCGCCGAAACCCCCGAGCTGACCGGCCACGTGATCGCCGCGCTCTACAATGATCCCGATGTCATGGCGGTCAGCGGTCAGACGCTCATCGGTGCGGAACTGGCCGTCGAGTACGGCATCAAGGAGGAGGGCGACCGGCAGCCGCCGTCATACCGGGAGCTGTTCGGTGTGCACCCGCAGCAACAGCAGTCCCACGTCATTGGGTAG
- a CDS encoding nitroreductase family protein: protein MPQPTNDVWEVLSTARSIRRFTDRPVDEETLGRCLEAATWAPNGANAQLWRFIVLEAPEQRAAVAEAAQAALRTIESIYGMSRPADDDTSRAARNNRATYELHDRAGEHTSVLFAAFKNEFASEYLQAGSIYPAMQNFYLAARAQGLGACFTSWAAYQGEQTLRAATGVPEDWVLAGHVVVGWPRGRHGPVRRRPAADVVFHNRWDTARADIVYGAGARPDK, encoded by the coding sequence ATGCCACAACCGACCAACGACGTCTGGGAAGTGCTGTCCACCGCGCGGTCGATCCGCCGCTTCACCGATCGCCCCGTCGACGAGGAGACCCTCGGCCGCTGCCTCGAGGCCGCCACGTGGGCGCCCAACGGGGCCAACGCCCAACTGTGGCGGTTCATCGTGCTCGAGGCGCCCGAGCAACGCGCGGCCGTCGCCGAGGCCGCGCAGGCGGCGCTGCGCACCATCGAGTCGATCTACGGGATGAGCCGGCCCGCCGACGACGACACCAGCCGCGCCGCCCGCAACAACCGGGCCACCTATGAATTGCACGACCGCGCAGGCGAACACACCTCCGTGCTGTTCGCGGCGTTCAAGAACGAGTTCGCCTCGGAGTACCTACAGGCCGGCTCCATCTATCCGGCGATGCAGAACTTCTACCTCGCCGCCCGCGCTCAGGGATTGGGCGCTTGCTTCACCAGTTGGGCCGCCTACCAAGGCGAACAGACGCTGCGCGCGGCCACCGGCGTGCCTGAGGACTGGGTGCTGGCCGGTCACGTGGTCGTCGGCTGGCCGCGCGGTCGGCACGGGCCGGTGCGGCGCCGCCCGGCCGCCGACGTCGTGTTCCACAACCGGTGGGACACCGCCCGAGCCGACATCGTCTACGGCGCCGGCGCCCGGCCCGACAAATGA
- a CDS encoding GMC family oxidoreductase: MRQGSFDYIILGAGSAGCVLANRLSADPGVRVLLIEAGGVDRSPFFRIPKGAGMLFENEKHVWHYETQPFGPVPHVEQWLRGKVLGGSSSINGLVYNRGNRADYDGLERLGNKGWGWDEMLPIFKGFEDSGFGPSPTRGVGGPLHISVPRDPDPLCEEMVAAGAAIGLTRVQDLNESDDERIGFTTSNIKDGRRVSAATAFLKPARRRPNLTVVTRTIAQRVLFENGRAVGVEVTHKGRTSEVRTTGEVILSLGGLNTPKLLQLSGVGPREVLAGAGVAVYLERENVGRKLREHRCAAMRFRLNEDLGYNKKLSGSMAQAASGMKYLATRKGPLAAPAFDIVAFLKTDPALDRPDAQVMMGPWTIPTYNTGDPVAIERQAGASCLGMVLRPTATGSLEITSSDPDATVRIDPNYLGTADDRAATANLLRKMRSIFEQSPLAERISHETYPGPDVRSDEELVDAALDGGYCGYHATGTCAMGPDDADVVDSRLRVRGIDGLRVVDCSIMPTMVAGNLNGPMMAMAWRAADFIIGDR, translated from the coding sequence ATGAGGCAGGGGTCGTTCGACTACATCATCCTGGGGGCCGGGTCTGCGGGATGCGTTCTGGCCAATCGGCTCTCGGCCGATCCGGGCGTGCGGGTGCTGCTGATCGAGGCCGGGGGTGTCGACCGCAGCCCGTTCTTCCGCATCCCTAAGGGTGCGGGCATGCTGTTCGAGAACGAGAAGCACGTGTGGCACTACGAGACCCAGCCGTTCGGTCCGGTCCCGCACGTCGAGCAGTGGCTCCGGGGCAAGGTCCTGGGTGGCTCCAGTTCCATCAACGGGCTGGTCTACAACCGCGGCAACCGGGCCGACTACGACGGGCTCGAGCGCCTGGGCAACAAGGGCTGGGGTTGGGATGAGATGCTGCCGATCTTCAAGGGCTTCGAGGACAGCGGCTTCGGCCCGTCGCCGACCCGCGGAGTCGGTGGGCCGCTGCACATCTCGGTCCCGCGCGACCCCGATCCGCTGTGCGAGGAGATGGTGGCCGCCGGCGCCGCGATCGGCTTGACCCGCGTGCAGGACCTCAACGAATCCGACGACGAGCGCATCGGCTTCACCACGTCGAACATCAAGGACGGTCGTCGGGTCAGTGCGGCGACCGCGTTCCTCAAGCCCGCTCGTCGCCGGCCCAACCTCACCGTCGTCACCCGCACGATCGCCCAGCGGGTGCTGTTCGAGAACGGGCGGGCCGTCGGCGTGGAGGTCACGCACAAGGGCCGTACCTCGGAGGTGCGCACCACCGGGGAGGTGATCCTATCCCTCGGCGGCCTGAACACTCCGAAGCTGCTGCAACTCTCGGGGGTGGGTCCCCGCGAAGTGCTCGCCGGCGCGGGTGTGGCCGTGTACCTGGAGCGGGAGAATGTGGGCCGAAAGCTCCGCGAACACCGTTGCGCCGCCATGCGTTTCCGCCTGAACGAGGATCTCGGCTACAACAAGAAGCTGTCCGGCAGCATGGCGCAGGCGGCCTCCGGCATGAAGTACCTGGCGACCCGGAAGGGGCCGTTGGCCGCCCCGGCCTTCGACATCGTCGCATTCCTGAAGACGGATCCCGCTCTGGACCGGCCCGACGCCCAGGTGATGATGGGGCCCTGGACGATTCCGACCTACAACACGGGGGACCCGGTCGCCATCGAACGGCAGGCCGGCGCCTCCTGTCTGGGGATGGTGTTGCGCCCGACGGCGACCGGCTCCCTCGAGATCACCTCGAGCGATCCCGACGCCACGGTGCGGATCGACCCGAACTACTTGGGAACCGCCGACGACCGGGCGGCGACCGCCAACCTGCTGCGCAAGATGCGCAGCATCTTCGAACAGTCGCCGTTGGCCGAGCGGATCAGCCACGAGACATATCCGGGTCCCGATGTCCGCAGCGATGAGGAGCTGGTCGACGCCGCACTCGACGGCGGCTACTGCGGGTACCACGCGACAGGCACCTGCGCCATGGGGCCGGACGACGCCGACGTGGTCGACAGCCGGTTGCGCGTGCGAGGGATCGATGGCCTGCGCGTGGTGGACTGCTCGATCATGCCGACCATGGTGGCAGGCAATCTGAACGGGCCGATGATGGCAATGGCCTGGCGCGCCGCCGATTTCATCATCGGCGACCGCTGA